Proteins encoded together in one Prevotella scopos JCM 17725 window:
- a CDS encoding magnesium transporter CorA family protein, with the protein MKTYWNINGTLNTIKEWQPNCWIQVTCPTEQDQQELEDTFHIPDYFLSDISDTDERARYEYDDGWMLIILRIPYVKEIRSRTPYTTVPLGIIHKKDVTITICNFETNMMLDFVSYQQKRNEGFTDYVDLIFRLFLSSSVWYLKRLKQINTLIEKAKHNLDRGVDNESLIGLSRLQDSLTYFITSIRGNENLLAKLKFKLQIDELDADLIEDVNIEMSQARETTSIYSDILESTMDTYSSIINNNMNTVMRTLTSVSIVMMLPTLISSLFGMNLVNGLETNPWGFPVAMFLSVVVSAASWWILRRKRLL; encoded by the coding sequence ATGAAGACATATTGGAACATTAACGGAACCCTTAATACGATTAAGGAATGGCAGCCTAACTGCTGGATTCAGGTAACTTGCCCAACAGAGCAAGATCAGCAAGAACTCGAAGACACTTTTCATATCCCAGACTATTTCTTATCGGATATTAGCGATACCGATGAGCGAGCACGCTATGAATATGATGACGGTTGGATGCTGATTATCCTCCGTATTCCTTACGTAAAGGAAATTCGATCAAGGACGCCTTATACAACAGTTCCGTTAGGTATCATTCACAAGAAAGATGTGACGATCACAATATGCAACTTCGAAACAAATATGATGCTTGACTTCGTCAGCTATCAACAAAAGAGAAATGAGGGCTTCACTGATTATGTTGACCTCATCTTCCGTCTCTTCCTTTCTTCTTCCGTTTGGTACTTAAAACGACTGAAGCAAATCAACACATTGATTGAAAAAGCTAAACACAACTTGGATAGAGGTGTGGACAACGAGAGTCTGATAGGACTGAGTCGTCTGCAGGATTCGCTTACCTACTTCATCACATCCATTCGTGGTAACGAGAACCTTTTGGCTAAATTAAAGTTTAAGTTGCAGATTGACGAGTTGGATGCCGACCTGATTGAAGACGTAAATATTGAGATGTCACAGGCACGAGAGACAACGAGCATCTACTCTGACATTCTTGAATCAACAATGGATACTTACTCAAGTATTATCAACAACAACATGAACACCGTGATGCGTACGCTCACTTCGGTATCCATCGTTATGATGTTGCCAACGCTTATATCCTCCCTATTCGGTATGAACCTTGTCAATGGCTTGGAAACAAACCCATGGGGATTCCCTGTTGCAATGTTCTTATCAGTCGTTGTATCGGCTGCATCATGGTGGATTTTACGCCGTAAACGCCTACTTTAG
- a CDS encoding DUF349 domain-containing protein — translation MMDSHENALNQGTKEVKLSEKATTNETTEKSEAQNVNADTAAKSPDQPVETQPKDEAENLATKAYNSKKEIIERLKAIVDSDETPEKAEVEHLKTVFYKLHFAEREAQQKTYLDNGGDPEKYQVLPDEDEEIFKAEMTIIKEKRQKAFLALEEEKQQNLQKKEAIIEQIKAMATTPDEANKNFDQFKKLQHEWKEFKTVPAEKSNELWRNYQLYVEQFYDLLNLNREAREYDFKKNLEKKTKLCEAAEKLADEPDIISAFHQLQELHQEYRETGPVAKELREQIWTRFKAASTVINKRHQQHFETLRAREEENLKKKTNLCEKAEELAKKENKTSAEWEKITKEIIAIQQEWKTIGFAPQKMNVKIFERFRAACDDFFGRKGEFFKQMKEQFAENAEKKKALVEKAKALSESTDWKATSDKLIALQKEWKTIGMVPKKIGDQLWNDFLAACNHFFEARNAIHADSRNEEYQNLSKKRDIISQLKELVEQAGENLHEKVQQLTEQYNKVGHVPYKEKDNLYKEYHEVLDKIYKDLHITAARKRVDNFRNNLKKVADRGVDALDNERGRLLRRYEQLKQEINTYENNLGFLNISSKKGNSLIDEMNRRIQKLKDDMDEVKQKIKAIDAENK, via the coding sequence ATGATGGACTCTCATGAAAATGCCCTGAATCAGGGTACAAAAGAAGTTAAGCTGTCTGAAAAAGCTACAACCAACGAAACAACGGAAAAATCCGAAGCGCAGAATGTCAATGCTGATACAGCAGCTAAAAGCCCCGATCAGCCAGTTGAAACACAGCCTAAGGACGAGGCAGAAAACCTTGCCACAAAGGCATATAACTCAAAGAAGGAGATTATAGAACGTCTGAAGGCTATCGTTGATAGTGACGAGACACCTGAAAAGGCAGAAGTAGAACACTTGAAAACAGTTTTCTACAAGTTACATTTTGCTGAGCGTGAAGCACAACAGAAGACTTATCTTGACAATGGTGGTGACCCTGAGAAATATCAGGTACTACCTGATGAGGATGAAGAAATCTTCAAGGCGGAGATGACCATCATTAAAGAAAAACGCCAGAAAGCTTTCCTTGCACTCGAAGAGGAAAAACAACAGAACCTACAGAAGAAAGAAGCTATCATCGAACAAATAAAGGCGATGGCTACTACTCCTGATGAGGCTAACAAGAACTTCGACCAATTCAAGAAACTTCAGCATGAATGGAAGGAATTTAAAACGGTTCCTGCTGAAAAGTCAAACGAACTATGGCGTAATTATCAACTATATGTTGAGCAGTTCTATGACTTGTTAAACCTCAACCGTGAAGCACGCGAATACGACTTCAAGAAAAACCTTGAGAAGAAGACAAAGCTCTGTGAGGCAGCTGAGAAGTTGGCCGATGAGCCAGATATTATCAGTGCTTTCCACCAGTTACAGGAACTTCATCAGGAATATCGTGAGACAGGTCCAGTCGCTAAAGAACTTCGCGAACAGATCTGGACACGCTTCAAGGCAGCTAGCACTGTAATCAACAAGCGCCATCAACAGCACTTTGAAACACTGCGGGCACGTGAGGAAGAGAACCTAAAAAAGAAGACTAACCTATGCGAAAAGGCTGAAGAATTGGCTAAGAAAGAGAACAAGACGTCAGCTGAATGGGAGAAAATAACCAAAGAGATCATAGCTATCCAGCAAGAGTGGAAGACCATTGGGTTCGCTCCACAGAAGATGAACGTTAAGATTTTTGAACGTTTTCGTGCTGCATGTGATGATTTCTTCGGTAGAAAGGGTGAATTCTTCAAGCAAATGAAAGAACAATTTGCTGAGAATGCAGAAAAGAAGAAGGCACTTGTTGAAAAAGCCAAAGCTTTGAGCGAATCTACTGACTGGAAGGCTACATCTGACAAACTCATTGCTTTGCAGAAGGAGTGGAAGACCATCGGTATGGTTCCTAAGAAGATTGGCGACCAGCTTTGGAACGATTTCCTCGCTGCTTGTAATCACTTCTTCGAGGCTCGTAATGCTATACACGCTGACTCTCGTAATGAGGAATATCAGAATCTCAGTAAAAAACGTGATATCATTAGCCAGCTGAAAGAACTCGTTGAGCAGGCTGGTGAGAACCTTCACGAGAAAGTACAGCAGCTTACTGAACAATATAATAAGGTGGGACATGTTCCTTATAAGGAAAAAGATAATCTCTACAAGGAATACCACGAGGTATTGGACAAGATTTATAAAGATCTTCATATAACAGCAGCTCGCAAACGAGTTGACAACTTCCGCAATAACCTCAAGAAGGTAGCTGATCGTGGTGTTGATGCACTCGACAACGAGCGTGGCCGTTTACTCCGCCGCTATGAGCAGTTGAAGCAGGAAATAAACACTTATGAAAATAACCTTGGCTTCCTTAACATCAGCTCTAAAAAGGGGAATAGTCTGATTGACGAGATGAACCGCCGTATCCAGAAACTCAAAGACGATATGGATGAGGTGAAGCAAAAAATCAAGGCTATCGATGCTGAAAATAAGTAA
- a CDS encoding IS1182 family transposase, translated as MTKIHFRSYIHKKMILFPQRIDKDIAEDAPVRLLDALVDNLMLDNVYKLYKPSGRKPYHPQMMLKVILYAYMNNIYSCRRIESLLKRDIHFIYLAGYEQPDFITINRFRNRVKKEINNIFTQVVLVLAAKGLISLDVEYIDGTKIESKANKYTFVWKRTVEKNRTKLQEQIRTLLLQVDDVIAQDNAAKKEGIEFTAALLDEISEELNKSLESIPKPKTKEEKQAVRTKKKQLKELEKKRNKLQEYDQHLEIMGERNSYSKTDPDATFMHMKEDAMRNGQTKPGYNLQIATENQFITDFALYANRTDTLTLPSFLESFKSRYHRYAKTVVADSGYGSEENYLFMDVHNMEAYVKYNYFHKEQRPRYTPNPFSPASLYYNKEQDFYVCPMGQHMRRIGMKRSLTSNGFVTYSVRYQAEHCDGCPLRGSCFKARGNRIIEVNHQLQHYKQKARELLTSEEGIKHRGRRCIEPEAVFGQTKYNKAYKRFRHFGKDKVNMDFAFFAIAFNIGKMCRKTNLKELKAIMEVLLVTFRCSIQVYIGYLKTNKSFYMKLAA; from the coding sequence ATGACAAAGATACACTTTCGTTCTTACATACACAAGAAAATGATTCTTTTTCCTCAAAGAATCGATAAGGATATCGCAGAAGATGCCCCTGTTCGTCTTTTAGACGCCTTGGTGGATAATCTTATGTTGGATAATGTCTACAAACTTTATAAGCCCAGTGGTCGCAAGCCTTATCATCCACAAATGATGCTTAAGGTGATTCTTTACGCCTATATGAATAATATCTATTCCTGCCGTCGTATAGAGTCACTTCTCAAGCGTGACATTCATTTCATCTATCTGGCAGGATATGAGCAGCCTGATTTTATTACCATCAATCGTTTTCGTAATCGTGTGAAAAAGGAAATCAACAATATATTCACACAAGTCGTATTAGTACTTGCAGCCAAAGGTTTGATAAGTCTTGACGTTGAATATATTGACGGCACAAAAATAGAATCGAAAGCTAACAAGTATACCTTCGTTTGGAAGAGAACCGTGGAAAAGAACCGCACCAAGTTGCAGGAACAAATACGCACACTCTTGCTTCAGGTTGACGATGTCATTGCGCAGGATAATGCCGCTAAGAAAGAAGGTATTGAGTTCACTGCAGCTCTGCTTGATGAGATATCCGAGGAATTGAACAAGTCTTTGGAATCAATCCCTAAACCTAAGACAAAAGAAGAGAAGCAGGCTGTTAGAACCAAGAAAAAACAGCTTAAAGAACTTGAGAAGAAACGTAATAAACTCCAGGAGTATGACCAACACCTTGAGATTATGGGAGAGAGAAACTCCTACAGCAAGACCGACCCTGATGCCACGTTTATGCACATGAAGGAGGACGCTATGCGGAACGGACAGACTAAGCCTGGATATAATCTGCAGATAGCAACGGAGAACCAGTTTATCACCGACTTTGCACTCTATGCCAATCGTACCGATACACTCACACTACCTTCTTTCTTGGAGTCTTTCAAATCACGCTATCATCGTTATGCCAAGACAGTCGTAGCCGATTCAGGGTATGGCTCCGAGGAGAATTATCTGTTCATGGACGTACATAATATGGAAGCCTATGTGAAGTATAACTACTTCCATAAAGAGCAGCGTCCACGCTACACACCTAACCCATTCAGTCCCGCAAGCCTTTATTATAATAAGGAACAGGATTTCTACGTCTGCCCTATGGGACAGCACATGAGGCGTATAGGTATGAAGCGTTCCCTAACCTCTAATGGATTCGTTACTTACAGCGTACGTTATCAGGCAGAACACTGTGATGGTTGTCCGTTGAGAGGCTCATGTTTTAAGGCAAGAGGGAACAGAATTATAGAAGTAAACCACCAACTACAGCACTATAAACAAAAGGCACGGGAACTACTGACCTCGGAAGAAGGCATCAAGCATCGAGGACGAAGGTGCATAGAACCTGAAGCTGTTTTTGGACAAACAAAATATAATAAAGCCTACAAGAGGTTTAGGCATTTTGGGAAAGACAAGGTCAACATGGACTTTGCATTCTTTGCCATTGCCTTTAACATAGGAAAAATGTGCAGAAAAACTAATCTCAAGGAACTAAAAGCCATTATGGAGGTACTTTTAGTCACCTTCAGATGCTCTATACAAGTTTATATAGGCTATTTAAAGACCAATAAATCATTTTATATGAAATTAGCAGCATAG
- a CDS encoding rhodanese-like domain-containing protein: MKKLFTVILAALGISAGACAQSPYKDVDVNGFEQIIKSDSVQLVDVRRADEFAEGHIPGAIHIDVLTPSFLSVALTKLDKHRPCAVYCRSGKRSAMAAALLAKEGFTVTNLSGGILAWTEAKKKIVKD; encoded by the coding sequence ATGAAAAAGTTATTTACAGTCATTTTGGCAGCATTAGGAATAAGTGCGGGGGCATGTGCACAGAGTCCTTATAAGGATGTTGACGTAAATGGTTTCGAGCAGATTATTAAGTCTGATTCTGTTCAGTTGGTGGATGTTCGTAGAGCTGATGAGTTTGCTGAAGGACATATCCCTGGTGCAATTCATATTGATGTGTTGACCCCTTCATTCCTTTCTGTCGCTCTTACCAAACTTGATAAGCATCGTCCTTGTGCGGTTTATTGTCGTTCAGGTAAGCGTTCAGCTATGGCAGCGGCGCTTCTCGCCAAGGAAGGCTTTACTGTTACCAATCTTTCAGGTGGTATCCTTGCATGGACTGAAGCTAAGAAGAAAATCGTAAAGGATTAG